Proteins from a single region of Mycoplasmopsis edwardii:
- the pdhA gene encoding pyruvate dehydrogenase (acetyl-transferring) E1 component subunit alpha encodes MEFKFIKPGKIMFSKDELIRFLDIDGKLTKDGKTNEPKLSKDELLKAYKFMVLSRRQDEYMTQLQRQGRMLTFAPNFGEEALQVASAMALQKDDWFVPAFRSNATMLYMGMPVKNQMLYWNGNERGSVTPEGINLLPVNIPIATQCSHAAGIAYAAKLMGKKIVSMSFIGNGGTAEGEFYEAINTSAIWKWPSVFCVNNNQWSISTPEHLETGSETIAAKAAAAGIPGVRVDGNDLLASYAVIKEAVEFAREGNGPVVVEFVTWRQGPHTTSDNPRVYRTKEQEEEKEKWEPMHRIETYLKSKKYLTDAEKDKIWDDALEQVKEAYQQSLTELDVDINEVFDYTYESLTPELQEQKAEAMAYYASKENK; translated from the coding sequence ATGGAATTTAAATTTATTAAACCAGGTAAAATAATGTTTTCTAAAGATGAATTAATTCGTTTCTTAGACATCGATGGAAAACTTACAAAAGATGGTAAAACTAATGAACCAAAGTTAAGTAAAGATGAACTTCTTAAAGCTTACAAATTTATGGTTTTATCAAGAAGACAAGACGAATACATGACTCAATTACAAAGACAAGGTAGAATGTTGACATTTGCTCCTAACTTTGGTGAAGAAGCTTTACAAGTTGCTTCTGCTATGGCTTTACAAAAAGATGACTGATTTGTTCCTGCCTTTAGATCAAATGCCACAATGCTTTACATGGGTATGCCGGTTAAGAACCAAATGTTATACTGAAATGGTAACGAAAGAGGTAGTGTTACACCCGAAGGAATTAACTTATTACCAGTAAATATTCCTATTGCTACTCAATGTTCTCATGCTGCTGGTATTGCTTACGCAGCTAAATTAATGGGTAAAAAAATAGTTTCAATGTCTTTCATTGGTAATGGTGGAACAGCAGAAGGTGAATTCTATGAAGCAATTAACACATCAGCTATTTGAAAATGACCATCAGTATTTTGTGTAAACAACAACCAATGATCAATCTCAACACCTGAGCACTTAGAGACAGGATCTGAAACAATTGCTGCTAAAGCTGCTGCTGCTGGTATCCCAGGTGTTAGGGTTGATGGTAATGACTTATTAGCATCATATGCAGTAATTAAAGAAGCTGTAGAATTTGCTAGAGAAGGAAATGGACCAGTTGTTGTTGAATTTGTAACATGAAGACAAGGGCCACATACAACAAGTGATAACCCAAGAGTTTATAGAACAAAAGAACAAGAAGAAGAAAAAGAAAAATGAGAACCAATGCATCGTATTGAAACATACTTAAAATCTAAAAAATATTTAACAGATGCTGAGAAAGATAAAATATGAGATGATGCATTAGAACAAGTTAAAGAAGCATATCAACAATCATTAACAGAATTGGATGTTGATATTAATGAAGTTTTTGATTATACATACGAAAGCTTAACTCCAGAATTACAAGAACAAAAAGCTGAAGCTATGGCTTACTACGCATCAAAGGAGAATAAATAA
- a CDS encoding alpha-ketoacid dehydrogenase subunit beta has translation MDKEILEVNNIGAVTNAIDLMMEKDNRVVLWGQDAGYEGGVFRATEGLQKKYGVERVWDTPIAEASMCGIGVGAAIYGLRPIVEMQFQGFSYPAFQQLMTHAARYRNRSRGRFTVPMVLRMPMAGGVRALEHHSEAIEALFAHIPGLKVVMPSTPYDTKGLMIAAINDPDPVVFLEPKKIYRSFKQQIPAGIYEVPIGKANVLVEGSDLTLVTYGAQVHDSIEAIKKLMEIDPSISVELIDLRTIKPIDTETIINSVKKTGRLLVVHEAVKSFSVSAEIITRVNEKAFEYLKAPLTRLTGYDITVPLARGEKYHAIDSDKIVAKIQEVVKFKF, from the coding sequence ATGGATAAAGAAATATTAGAAGTTAATAACATTGGTGCTGTTACAAATGCAATTGACTTAATGATGGAAAAAGACAACAGAGTTGTTCTTTGAGGTCAAGATGCAGGTTATGAAGGTGGAGTTTTCAGGGCTACTGAAGGTCTACAAAAGAAATATGGTGTAGAAAGAGTATGAGATACACCTATTGCTGAAGCTTCAATGTGTGGAATTGGAGTTGGGGCTGCAATTTATGGTCTTAGACCAATTGTAGAAATGCAATTCCAAGGATTCTCATATCCAGCTTTCCAACAATTAATGACTCACGCTGCAAGATATAGAAATAGATCAAGAGGTCGTTTCACAGTTCCTATGGTATTAAGAATGCCTATGGCTGGAGGAGTTAGGGCTCTAGAACACCACTCAGAAGCTATTGAAGCATTATTTGCACACATCCCTGGATTAAAAGTTGTTATGCCATCTACTCCTTATGATACAAAAGGATTAATGATTGCGGCTATTAATGACCCAGATCCAGTTGTTTTCTTAGAACCTAAGAAAATTTATCGTTCATTCAAGCAACAAATTCCAGCTGGAATTTATGAAGTTCCAATTGGTAAAGCAAATGTTTTAGTTGAAGGAAGTGACTTAACACTTGTTACATATGGTGCCCAAGTTCATGACTCAATTGAAGCAATTAAAAAATTAATGGAAATTGATCCATCAATTAGTGTAGAGTTAATCGACTTAAGAACAATTAAACCAATTGATACAGAAACAATTATTAACTCAGTTAAAAAGACAGGTAGATTACTTGTTGTGCATGAAGCTGTTAAATCATTCTCAGTCTCAGCGGAAATTATTACAAGAGTAAACGAAAAAGCTTTTGAATACTTAAAAGCACCTTTAACAAGATTGACAGGTTACGATATCACAGTTCCATTAGCAAGAGGTGAAAAATACCATGCAATTGATAGTGATAAAATTGTTGCTAAAATTCAAGAAGTTGTTAAATTCAAATTTTAA
- a CDS encoding ABC transporter permease subunit: MYRKIYKDIIIILLLMMITLALLFPIYILILVAFKSTNSVVLKEYNLYFNEFEFSNFVFLKDTSFWNALLISFASALLLILIRLSFYSSFIIGINKLGERVQKLMLLIILIFSFVPEFSIYLSLRELLGKMKLLNSLTPLSLVTNSLFSYFFIYNLLLSYKKTEQKYDKLIKNDNLKWWERFYFVYWKELKNMYFLLIIFSFISIWNDYLWPNFLLSNTEYKTVGIWFRQIGATPSGGHFINIQAAGSLIALVVPVGLYFAFSSKIISAK, from the coding sequence ATGTATAGAAAAATTTATAAAGATATTATTATTATTTTATTATTAATGATGATTACACTTGCTTTATTGTTTCCAATTTATATTCTTATTTTAGTAGCTTTTAAATCAACTAATTCAGTTGTTTTAAAAGAATATAATCTTTATTTTAATGAGTTTGAGTTTAGTAATTTTGTTTTTTTAAAGGATACAAGTTTTTGAAATGCTCTTTTAATTTCATTTGCTAGTGCGTTATTATTGATTTTAATTAGGTTATCCTTTTATAGTAGTTTTATTATAGGGATTAATAAGCTAGGGGAAAGAGTTCAAAAGCTCATGTTATTAATTATTTTGATATTCTCTTTTGTGCCTGAGTTCTCAATTTATTTATCATTAAGAGAACTCTTAGGCAAAATGAAGTTATTAAACTCATTAACACCTTTATCACTTGTAACTAATTCATTATTTTCATATTTCTTTATTTATAACTTACTTTTGAGTTATAAAAAAACTGAGCAAAAGTATGATAAGCTTATTAAAAATGATAATTTAAAGTGATGAGAAAGATTTTATTTTGTTTATTGAAAAGAGCTTAAAAATATGTACTTTTTATTAATTATTTTTAGCTTTATCTCAATTTGAAATGATTATTTATGACCAAACTTTTTATTAAGTAATACCGAATATAAAACTGTTGGAATTTGATTTAGACAAATAGGTGCAACCCCTTCTGGAGGACACTTTATCAATATTCAAGCAGCAGGCTCATTAATTGCACTTGTTGTGCCAGTTGGACTATATTTTGCGTTTTCAAGTAAAATAATAAGCGCTAAATAA
- the lpdA gene encoding dihydrolipoyl dehydrogenase, with protein sequence MLKFKFADIGEGLHEGVVGEIYKKEGDEVKEGDPLFSVETDKVTSDIPSPATGKILKVLMAVGDTIHVGQEVYHIDDGSADTPEALAPQQPAKEEKQEGGGASVVGEVKVSNQLFDLSSLRKPATVQQVKESPKQEVASESSAKDKGKVYTGTIEEDFDVIVIGSGPGGYVAAEESGSAGLKTLIIEKEFWGGVCLNVGCIPTKAILKTTEILHYINHAHDYGIVGKLDAKIDWTKMHEKKSEVVKQLTGGVQALMRMNKVKTIFGEAKFVGAHEVQVEGKVYRAKNIIIATGSSDRKIPLSGFAEGYASGKLITSKEAINLKDKPKSLTIIGGGVIGVEFAQVFAATGVKVTILQNLPTILAMLDKDIVKQVSNDLKEANVEVITNANTTKFENNKIYYEVDGKEHSIESDVVLVSVGRIPESLGLEEVGIKLGERKQLIVDELCQTNVEGVYGIGDVVGQAMLAHVAYRHAVVAISNILKKNVKYSAKTVPACIYTHPEIAAVGLTEEQARAEGRDIIVAKHEFKFVGKALAAHESKGFAKFIIGKEFGEIIGCHIIGAAATDLISEVVLAMDIEATIYDIASAIHPHPTFSEILWEAARNAVHQLHKLKK encoded by the coding sequence ATGCTAAAATTTAAATTCGCAGATATTGGTGAAGGACTTCACGAAGGTGTTGTAGGTGAAATTTATAAAAAAGAAGGTGATGAAGTAAAAGAAGGAGATCCTCTTTTCTCAGTTGAAACTGATAAAGTTACTTCAGACATCCCTTCTCCCGCAACTGGTAAAATCTTAAAAGTTTTAATGGCTGTTGGTGATACAATTCATGTTGGTCAAGAAGTTTACCACATTGACGATGGATCAGCAGATACTCCAGAAGCATTAGCTCCACAACAACCAGCTAAAGAAGAAAAACAAGAAGGTGGAGGTGCGTCAGTTGTTGGAGAAGTTAAAGTTTCAAACCAATTATTTGATTTATCTTCATTAAGAAAACCAGCTACTGTACAACAAGTTAAAGAATCACCAAAACAAGAAGTAGCTTCAGAATCTTCAGCAAAAGACAAAGGTAAAGTTTACACAGGTACTATTGAAGAAGACTTTGACGTTATTGTTATTGGATCAGGGCCTGGTGGATATGTTGCAGCCGAAGAATCTGGATCAGCAGGATTAAAAACTTTAATTATTGAAAAAGAATTCTGAGGAGGGGTTTGTTTAAATGTTGGATGTATTCCTACAAAAGCAATCTTAAAAACTACAGAAATCTTACATTACATTAATCATGCACATGATTACGGTATAGTTGGTAAATTAGATGCTAAAATTGATTGAACAAAAATGCATGAGAAAAAATCTGAAGTTGTTAAACAACTTACAGGTGGTGTTCAAGCATTAATGAGAATGAACAAAGTAAAAACAATTTTTGGTGAAGCAAAATTTGTTGGAGCTCACGAAGTTCAAGTTGAAGGTAAAGTATATAGAGCTAAAAATATTATTATTGCTACAGGTTCAAGCGATAGAAAAATTCCACTTTCAGGATTTGCAGAAGGATATGCAAGTGGTAAATTAATTACATCTAAAGAAGCAATCAATCTTAAAGATAAACCTAAATCATTAACAATCATTGGTGGTGGGGTTATCGGGGTAGAATTCGCCCAAGTGTTTGCTGCTACAGGTGTTAAAGTTACAATCTTACAAAACTTACCAACAATTTTAGCAATGCTTGATAAAGATATCGTTAAACAAGTTTCAAATGACTTAAAAGAAGCGAATGTTGAAGTTATCACAAATGCTAATACAACAAAATTTGAAAACAACAAAATTTACTATGAAGTTGATGGAAAGGAACACTCTATTGAATCAGACGTTGTTTTAGTTTCAGTTGGTAGAATTCCTGAATCATTAGGGCTTGAAGAAGTTGGTATTAAACTTGGTGAAAGAAAACAACTTATTGTTGACGAATTATGTCAAACAAATGTTGAAGGTGTTTACGGTATTGGGGACGTTGTAGGTCAAGCAATGTTAGCACACGTTGCTTACCGTCACGCTGTTGTAGCAATTTCTAACATTCTTAAGAAAAATGTTAAATACTCAGCAAAAACAGTTCCAGCATGTATTTATACACACCCTGAAATCGCTGCTGTTGGTTTAACAGAAGAACAAGCTAGAGCAGAAGGAAGAGATATTATTGTTGCAAAACATGAATTCAAATTCGTTGGTAAAGCATTAGCAGCTCACGAATCAAAAGGATTTGCTAAATTCATTATCGGCAAGGAATTTGGTGAAATTATCGGTTGCCACATTATTGGCGCCGCTGCAACAGATTTAATCTCAGAAGTTGTTTTAGCAATGGATATTGAAGCGACAATTTACGATATTGCTTCAGCAATCCATCCACATCCAACATTTAGTGAAATTTTATGAGAAGCTGCTAGAAATGCAGTTCACCAATTACACAAACTTAAAAAATAA
- a CDS encoding phosphate acetyltransferase, protein MSFQKELENKLSEMNNAINSKKTILLIDGEDQRSIETVKMISKTNLVNVVLLVKEKNNELPSNIIQEVISNEKKEQYANQFFEFRNGKETMESAKKSLEGAPFYAMMMLKNKEVDGVVGGLNYTTADILRAGFKVIGPKKGIKTISSAMIMHKETEKYIFSDISVNIKPNADQLSEIGLNASDFAKGLGLEPKIAFLSFSTDGSGMSDESKLVAEAVAKFNEVSDVKAIGEIQFDAAFDETVRKAKYKKESYSGKTNVFVFPTLDAGNIGYKIAQRLGGFGAIGPVITGISSPVNDLSRGSTPEDVYNTILITALQAFQEKK, encoded by the coding sequence ATGTCATTTCAAAAAGAATTAGAAAATAAATTATCAGAAATGAATAATGCTATTAATTCTAAAAAAACAATTTTATTAATAGATGGTGAAGACCAAAGATCAATTGAAACAGTGAAAATGATTTCTAAAACAAACTTAGTAAATGTTGTTTTATTAGTAAAAGAAAAAAACAATGAATTACCTTCAAATATTATTCAAGAAGTTATTTCGAATGAAAAGAAAGAACAATACGCAAACCAATTCTTCGAATTTAGAAATGGTAAAGAAACAATGGAGTCGGCTAAGAAAAGTCTAGAAGGTGCTCCATTTTATGCAATGATGATGTTAAAGAACAAAGAAGTTGACGGAGTAGTAGGTGGATTAAATTATACAACAGCAGATATTCTTAGAGCTGGTTTTAAAGTTATTGGTCCTAAAAAAGGTATCAAAACAATTTCATCAGCGATGATTATGCACAAAGAAACTGAAAAATACATTTTTTCAGATATTTCAGTTAACATTAAACCTAATGCAGATCAATTATCTGAAATCGGATTAAATGCAAGTGATTTTGCAAAGGGTTTAGGATTAGAACCTAAAATTGCTTTCTTATCATTTTCAACTGATGGTTCAGGGATGAGTGATGAATCAAAATTAGTTGCCGAAGCAGTTGCTAAATTTAATGAAGTAAGCGATGTTAAAGCGATTGGTGAAATTCAATTTGATGCAGCATTTGATGAAACAGTTAGAAAAGCAAAATACAAAAAAGAATCATATTCAGGAAAAACAAATGTTTTTGTATTCCCTACATTAGATGCAGGAAACATTGGTTATAAAATTGCACAACGTTTAGGTGGATTTGGAGCTATTGGCCCAGTTATTACAGGTATCTCAAGTCCTGTTAATGATCTTTCAAGAGGTTCAACACCAGAAGATGTATACAACACAATTTTAATTACAGCTTTACAAGCATTTCAAGAAAAGAAATAA
- a CDS encoding FAD-dependent oxidoreductase, with translation MKIISIGANHAGTSFLRTMKKVSPDAQLVAYERNTDISFLGCGIALWVGGEFESPDGLFYSSIEELKGLGIDIKISHEVIGINKEEKYVTVKNLVTGETFNDNYDKLVFAGGTWPIIPPFENVGLENILISKIFAHAKEIKAKALSKDVKNVVVVGAGYIGIELVEAFHKYGKKVTLIDMQDRIIPNYFDEEFTSKIEAKMAQSGIRMQLGEKVQKFETKDGKTVSAVVTDKGTYEADLVIMSIGFKPRTDVLQGVEKTANGAIKVDQFQRSLSDKDIYAIGDAASMVSNVTGEHTHIALATNAVKSGIVAAFHLAGNEGIPFPGYSGTNAINVFNFNYSSTGLTEVSAGKNDVVKDSFAVEYFEDNDRPEFMQHHYKVWFKITYDKNTLRLLGAQIGSEGREANHTEVIYMLSLAIQQKLTLPQIALMDFYFLPHFNKPFNFVIQTILNALNLNYSKK, from the coding sequence GTGAAAATTATATCTATAGGAGCAAACCATGCTGGTACTTCATTTTTAAGAACAATGAAGAAAGTATCACCAGATGCGCAATTAGTTGCTTACGAAAGAAATACAGACATTTCATTTTTAGGATGTGGTATTGCGTTATGAGTAGGAGGAGAATTCGAAAGTCCAGATGGATTATTCTACTCAAGCATTGAAGAATTAAAAGGATTAGGGATCGATATTAAAATTTCTCATGAAGTTATTGGAATTAACAAAGAAGAAAAATATGTAACAGTTAAAAACTTAGTTACAGGAGAAACATTTAATGACAACTATGACAAATTAGTTTTTGCTGGAGGAACATGACCAATTATTCCACCATTTGAAAACGTTGGATTAGAAAATATCTTAATTTCAAAAATCTTTGCACATGCAAAAGAAATTAAAGCAAAAGCACTTTCAAAAGATGTTAAAAACGTTGTTGTTGTAGGTGCTGGATACATCGGAATCGAATTAGTTGAAGCTTTCCACAAATACGGTAAAAAAGTTACATTAATTGATATGCAAGACAGAATCATTCCAAACTACTTTGATGAAGAATTCACAAGCAAAATTGAAGCTAAAATGGCTCAAAGTGGAATTAGAATGCAACTTGGAGAAAAAGTTCAAAAATTTGAAACAAAAGATGGAAAAACAGTTTCAGCAGTTGTAACAGATAAAGGAACATACGAAGCTGATTTAGTAATTATGTCAATTGGATTCAAACCAAGAACAGATGTTTTACAAGGTGTTGAAAAAACCGCAAATGGAGCTATTAAAGTCGACCAATTCCAAAGATCATTAAGTGATAAAGATATTTATGCAATTGGAGATGCAGCTTCAATGGTAAGTAATGTTACAGGAGAACACACACACATTGCTCTCGCTACAAACGCTGTTAAATCAGGTATTGTTGCTGCATTCCACCTAGCAGGAAATGAAGGAATTCCATTCCCAGGATACTCAGGAACAAATGCAATTAACGTATTTAACTTCAACTACTCATCAACAGGATTAACAGAAGTTTCTGCTGGTAAAAATGATGTAGTTAAAGATAGTTTCGCTGTTGAATACTTTGAAGACAATGATAGACCAGAATTCATGCAACATCACTACAAAGTATGATTCAAAATTACATACGATAAAAATACTTTAAGACTTCTTGGGGCACAAATTGGTTCAGAAGGTAGAGAAGCTAACCATACAGAAGTAATTTACATGTTATCATTAGCAATTCAACAAAAATTAACATTACCACAAATTGCTTTAATGGACTTCTACTTCTTACCGCACTTCAATAAACCATTTAACTTTGTTATCCAAACAATCTTAAATGCTTTAAACTTAAATTACAGCAAAAAATAA
- a CDS encoding Mbov_0121 family peptidase domain-containing ABC transporter, giving the protein MTSKYKQIDTRDCSLYVFKYFLENFKDKHVNIDELKFQTTYDENGVSLSNFDKIINLYNWSIEVYETEYSQLVKLDKTELPFGAIVRLNNYEHMVLITNKSNSHITYYDPNIGKENTLEFNEFQSIFRGLLIEFIEFKNVKNEVNEVKDNKNKGSYFSLFEFNKEHLYITLMLMLELIFLIVLPLINKKIINTIIVYKLKNEILLIGISSIIMIVILYLIQNITNRITNIIYNKKVSEIFIYLLNQFNISNKKMALKLSTLEIKNRFASIYEILSIKQMFFPSLIINILSFSISLLILKNINNIMLIILGALGIFILILSFIKKKIFDSNFHKILTQNFEGDLHFENYVNSIKEFEHHILSNSILSKWTLSNEKFVNQSLEYNKKLILVNSLNSLIEIITPLVICLVGANEIWENRLELPNFIYFLTSLNLFIKPLKGFFENISGLINFRAKVKLTQVFYQNKKEYQPSLKNFINKIKTLKVSYVDFSYPNSNKIINIDRMIFQDKVKLIGRNGSGKSTLSKILVGLLPSDKGEIMVNDQIIELFNNEDLKEKMCYLNSELSTIKTSILEYLGINDFVHLKAIIKKYQLDLIFKDINFDIENINWKNVNELSKGQIAIIKILKIFLNDYDVIIFDESFENLNQNVFKTLKEVLQEYLNDKLVIEISHTDRYIFQNASEVILNEI; this is encoded by the coding sequence ATGACTAGTAAATACAAACAAATAGATACAAGAGATTGTTCGCTTTATGTTTTTAAATACTTTTTAGAAAATTTCAAAGATAAACATGTTAATATTGATGAACTTAAATTCCAAACTACATATGATGAAAATGGTGTTTCTTTAAGTAATTTTGATAAAATTATTAATCTTTATAACTGAAGTATCGAAGTTTATGAAACAGAATATTCGCAACTTGTGAAACTTGATAAAACTGAATTGCCTTTTGGTGCAATCGTTAGATTAAATAACTATGAACACATGGTTTTAATAACAAATAAATCAAATAGTCATATAACATACTATGATCCAAATATTGGTAAAGAAAACACACTTGAATTTAATGAATTCCAAAGTATTTTTAGAGGTTTATTAATTGAGTTTATTGAGTTTAAAAACGTAAAAAACGAAGTAAATGAAGTAAAAGATAATAAAAATAAGGGAAGTTATTTTAGTTTATTTGAATTTAACAAAGAACATTTATATATAACATTAATGCTTATGCTTGAATTAATATTTTTAATAGTATTACCATTGATTAATAAAAAGATCATAAACACAATCATTGTGTATAAATTAAAAAATGAGATACTATTAATTGGTATTTCATCGATAATAATGATTGTTATTTTGTATTTGATACAAAATATAACAAATAGGATCACTAACATAATTTACAATAAAAAAGTTTCAGAAATATTTATATATCTGTTAAATCAATTTAATATATCAAATAAAAAAATGGCACTCAAGTTATCAACACTAGAGATCAAAAATCGTTTCGCAAGCATTTATGAGATATTATCTATAAAACAAATGTTTTTTCCTAGTCTTATCATAAATATTCTTAGTTTCAGTATCTCATTATTAATTTTGAAAAATATTAATAATATTATGTTGATCATTTTAGGCGCTTTAGGAATTTTTATATTAATTTTAAGTTTTATAAAGAAAAAAATATTTGATTCAAATTTTCATAAAATTCTTACCCAAAACTTTGAAGGAGATTTGCATTTCGAAAATTATGTCAACTCTATTAAAGAATTTGAACACCATATATTATCAAATTCAATTTTAAGTAAATGAACTTTAAGTAATGAAAAATTTGTTAATCAGTCATTAGAATACAATAAGAAATTAATTTTAGTAAATTCTCTAAATTCATTAATTGAAATAATAACACCACTAGTAATATGTTTAGTTGGTGCAAATGAGATTTGAGAAAATAGATTAGAGTTGCCTAATTTTATATATTTTCTTACTTCGCTTAATTTATTTATAAAACCTTTAAAAGGTTTCTTCGAAAATATAAGCGGTTTAATTAATTTTAGAGCTAAAGTAAAGTTAACTCAGGTTTTTTATCAAAACAAAAAAGAGTATCAACCTTCTTTAAAGAATTTTATTAACAAAATAAAAACTTTAAAAGTTTCATATGTTGATTTTTCATATCCTAATTCAAACAAAATCATTAATATTGATCGCATGATATTTCAAGATAAAGTTAAATTGATTGGGAGAAATGGTTCTGGTAAAAGCACATTAAGCAAAATTCTTGTAGGTTTATTGCCTTCTGATAAAGGTGAAATTATGGTTAATGATCAAATTATTGAATTATTCAATAATGAGGATTTAAAAGAAAAAATGTGCTACTTAAATTCTGAGTTAAGTACCATAAAAACAAGTATTTTAGAATATCTTGGAATCAATGATTTTGTACATTTAAAAGCGATTATTAAAAAATATCAACTTGACCTAATTTTCAAGGATATAAACTTTGATATTGAAAATATCAACTGAAAGAATGTTAATGAATTATCAAAAGGTCAAATAGCAATAATTAAAATACTTAAAATTTTTCTTAATGACTATGATGTAATTATTTTTGATGAATCATTTGAAAATCTTAATCAAAATGTTTTTAAAACTTTAAAAGAAGTTTTGCAGGAGTACTTAAATGATAAGTTAGTGATTGAAATTAGCCATACAGATAGATATATTTTTCAAAATGCAAGCGAGGTTATCTTGAATGAAATTTAA
- a CDS encoding 2-oxo acid dehydrogenase subunit E2, whose amino-acid sequence MEKIISTPLARALAAKLGIDITQVKGTGPQGRILKDDVANFSKAPTSAPQTTPVASTEAPKAVAPVASLDGKREKITPIRKTIAKAMVNSRDSVAYFSLVNEINVSRLWDLRKAVVDDVLKTTGVKLTFLPYIAKAIIIALKEFPILAAKYDEANGEIVYPTTINLGIAVDTAAGLMVPVVKDSQNLSMVDLAQEISRLALAARDKKIKPNEMSNGSFTITNYGSIGALFGTPVINYPELAIAGVGAIVDRPVVKDGQIVPGKVMNLTVSADHRWIDGATVGRFATRVKELLEKPEILGVL is encoded by the coding sequence ATGGAAAAAATAATTTCAACCCCACTAGCAAGAGCACTTGCTGCTAAATTAGGTATAGATATTACACAAGTTAAAGGAACAGGACCTCAAGGTAGAATTTTAAAAGATGACGTCGCAAACTTTTCTAAAGCTCCAACGTCAGCGCCACAAACTACACCTGTTGCTTCAACAGAAGCTCCAAAAGCAGTTGCTCCAGTAGCCTCACTTGATGGTAAAAGAGAGAAAATTACACCTATTAGAAAAACTATTGCTAAAGCTATGGTTAACTCAAGAGATTCAGTTGCATACTTTAGTTTAGTTAACGAAATTAATGTATCTCGTTTATGAGATTTAAGAAAAGCTGTTGTTGATGATGTTTTAAAAACAACAGGTGTTAAATTAACATTCTTACCATACATTGCAAAAGCAATCATTATTGCATTAAAAGAATTCCCAATTCTTGCTGCTAAGTATGATGAAGCGAACGGTGAGATTGTCTACCCAACAACAATTAACTTAGGAATCGCTGTTGATACAGCTGCAGGATTAATGGTTCCAGTTGTTAAAGACTCACAAAACTTATCAATGGTAGATTTAGCGCAAGAAATATCAAGATTAGCACTTGCTGCTAGAGATAAAAAAATCAAACCAAATGAAATGTCAAATGGTTCATTCACAATTACAAACTATGGGTCAATTGGCGCATTATTCGGAACACCAGTTATTAACTACCCTGAATTAGCTATCGCAGGTGTAGGTGCTATTGTTGATAGACCAGTTGTTAAAGATGGACAAATCGTTCCAGGAAAAGTTATGAACTTAACAGTTTCAGCAGACCACAGATGAATCGATGGAGCAACTGTTGGTAGATTTGCTACAAGAGTTAAAGAATTACTTGAAAAACCAGAAATATTAGGAGTACTATAA